The Thalassotalea sediminis genome includes the window TTGGCATTTCTACTGCGTTACGCTTTACTGGAGTAGAATAACAACACGGCGTAAGCGCTGCCTTATATAAATACCAAATAAATTGCAGCAAAAGTAAACATGAAAGATCAACACGCTCTAGTAGGTTATTCATCATTAGTCACTGTTTTTAAATTCTACAATCGTGCTAAAGTGAAGAGAGACTATTTTGTTGAGGATTTAATGTGCCAGCGGTTAACTTACTAGCATTAATAGATGATATTGCCACGGTTTTAGATGATGTTGCTGTTTTATCTAAAGTAGCAGCCAAAAAAACGGCAGGTGTGCTAGGTGACGATTTAGCCTTAAACGCGCAACAAGTATCAGGTGTTAAAGCGCAAAGAGAATTACCCGTAGTGTGGGCGGTTACTAAAGGCTCTTTTCTTAATAAATTGATACTTGTGCCATTAGCGCTCTTGATTAGTGCAATATACCCTCCTTTGATTACAGTACTAATGGTTATTGGTGGTCTTTATCTGTGTTATGAAGGTGCGGAAAAAATCGTCCATAAACTCCGACAAACGCAGGAGGAAAAGTTAACGCATCATCGGCAAGTTATCGAGCATTTAACAAGCGAAAGTGTCGATTTAGTAACACTTGAAAAAGATAAAATTAAAGGCGCAATTCGTACCGACTTTATATTATCAGCAGAGATCGTTGTGATAGTGCTTGGCTCTGTCAAAGAAGCAACATTTGAAACTCAGGTTGCGGTACTCAGTGGCTTAGCTGTGGCCTTTACTGTTGGTGTATACGGCCTAGTTGCTGCTATTGTTAAACTTGATGACCTAGGCTTATATTTACTGAGAAAGTCAAAATCAGGCGGTTTTAACCAATTACAAAGAAGTGTCGGACGATCGATATTAATTTTTGCGCCTATGCTTATGAAATCATTGGCAGTCATTGGTACATTAGCCATGTTTTTAGTAGGGGGGGGCATCCTCGTCCACAGTTTTTCTTTTTTACATCATTTTTCACAACATGTTGCCGAAATGGTTATCAATTATATTGGTAGCGGTGGAACAGCGGTTATAGGGGTTGTACATGACGGGGTAGTAGGATTAATTGCTGGACTCCTAGTACTGGCGGTAATGGAGATATCTGCCAAAATTAAGCGCAAGGAAAATTAATATTAGCGTATAATTTAGTGTTATTTAAGGGGACAAAATGAGACAAACCGTAGAGCAGTATATAGCGGATTCACAAGAGCTTTGTGTGTTGCCAGATATCTACTTAAAATTAAAAAAACTAATCGCTGATGAAAATGCAACCTTAGCAGATATTGCAGAGGTTTTATCGCTTGAGCCGGCTATTGCTTCAAAATTACTAAAAATCGCGAATAGTTCTATTTTTGGTTTTCCACGAGAAGTTGTTTCTATCGATCGCGCTTTGATGATATTAGGTACTAAAGAAGTGGAAAAT containing:
- a CDS encoding DUF808 domain-containing protein → MPAVNLLALIDDIATVLDDVAVLSKVAAKKTAGVLGDDLALNAQQVSGVKAQRELPVVWAVTKGSFLNKLILVPLALLISAIYPPLITVLMVIGGLYLCYEGAEKIVHKLRQTQEEKLTHHRQVIEHLTSESVDLVTLEKDKIKGAIRTDFILSAEIVVIVLGSVKEATFETQVAVLSGLAVAFTVGVYGLVAAIVKLDDLGLYLLRKSKSGGFNQLQRSVGRSILIFAPMLMKSLAVIGTLAMFLVGGGILVHSFSFLHHFSQHVAEMVINYIGSGGTAVIGVVHDGVVGLIAGLLVLAVMEISAKIKRKEN